In Streptomyces sp. SN-593, a single genomic region encodes these proteins:
- a CDS encoding TetR/AcrR family transcriptional regulator: MSETDRPLRADARRNREKILTSAGELFARQGREAQMDEIAQHCGLGLGTLYRHFPTKEALLTAIVTRRFEQLTEMARAAERTADPGEAFEALLRGYLEAAEGDSAFQLALLGSEQRPWGDIDDQKAEFREIGSRVIERAIAAGAVRDDLTFADFPVLATGLMSTMYFRPSLTSDWRRHLALQLDGVRARKPADGAR; the protein is encoded by the coding sequence ATGAGCGAGACGGACCGACCCCTGCGCGCCGACGCCCGCCGCAACCGCGAGAAGATCCTGACGTCGGCCGGCGAGCTGTTCGCGCGCCAGGGGCGCGAGGCGCAGATGGACGAGATCGCGCAGCACTGCGGTCTGGGCCTCGGCACCCTCTATCGGCACTTCCCGACCAAGGAAGCGCTGCTGACCGCCATCGTCACCCGCCGTTTCGAGCAGCTCACCGAGATGGCGCGGGCGGCGGAGCGGACCGCCGACCCCGGTGAGGCGTTCGAGGCGCTGCTCCGGGGCTACCTCGAAGCCGCCGAGGGCGACTCGGCCTTCCAGCTCGCGCTCCTGGGGTCCGAGCAGCGCCCGTGGGGCGACATCGACGACCAGAAGGCCGAGTTCCGCGAGATCGGCAGCCGCGTCATCGAGCGCGCGATCGCCGCCGGTGCGGTCAGGGACGACCTGACCTTCGCGGACTTCCCCGTCCTGGCCACCGGGCTGATGTCCACGATGTACTTCCGGCCGAGCCTGACGTCGGACTGGCGCCGGCACCTCGCGCTCCAACTCGACGGCGTGCGTGCCCGGAAGCCGGCGGACGGGGCGCGCTGA
- a CDS encoding helix-turn-helix domain-containing protein, producing MGDGGGTSSRGVVGRTFLSAREWYARELASRRRQSGLTLVELAKLCLYEQSYLHRLERGQRLGTVEAAAALDRVYGTGDLLVRLWHLARRETKDRLLPGIEPLEREAVSIQEYAVAAVPDLLQTRAYAREQLQTAHVGEERLAAEVSGRIDRQERLTGRDPLHYRALIDEAVLRRGARDPKTWAGQLEHLVEAAQRPGVCVQVVPFGSGPHPIRACLELVYFRDAPTVAYTQGSWSGHLTEDPEEVEPLRLAYDVLRDTALTPAESLAFLRALREEQAAPGPSQGPES from the coding sequence ATGGGCGACGGGGGCGGTACGAGCAGCAGGGGCGTCGTCGGTCGGACGTTTCTGTCGGCGCGGGAGTGGTACGCGCGGGAACTGGCCTCCCGGCGGCGGCAGTCGGGGTTGACGCTGGTGGAGCTCGCGAAGCTCTGCCTCTACGAGCAGTCGTACCTGCACCGGTTGGAGCGGGGGCAGCGGCTCGGGACGGTGGAGGCGGCCGCCGCGCTGGACCGGGTCTACGGCACCGGGGACCTGCTGGTGAGGTTGTGGCACCTGGCGAGGCGGGAGACGAAGGACCGGCTGCTGCCGGGGATCGAGCCGCTGGAGCGGGAGGCGGTGAGCATCCAGGAGTACGCGGTCGCCGCCGTTCCCGATCTGCTCCAGACCCGTGCCTACGCGCGGGAGCAATTGCAGACGGCGCACGTGGGGGAGGAGCGGTTGGCGGCGGAGGTCTCGGGCCGGATCGACCGGCAGGAGCGACTGACCGGTCGGGACCCGCTGCACTACCGGGCGTTGATCGACGAGGCCGTGCTGAGGCGCGGGGCGCGGGACCCGAAGACGTGGGCCGGGCAACTGGAGCACCTGGTCGAGGCGGCCCAACGGCCGGGCGTCTGCGTGCAGGTGGTGCCGTTCGGCAGCGGGCCGCACCCCATCCGCGCCTGCCTGGAACTGGTCTACTTCCGTGACGCGCCCACCGTGGCGTACACGCAGGGCAGTTGGAGCGGCCACCTGACCGAGGACCCGGAAGAGGTCGAACCGCTGCGCCTCGCGTACGACGTGCTGCGGGACACGGCCCTGACCCCGGCGGAGTCGCTGGCGTTCCTGCGGGCGCTGCGGGAGGAGCAGGCGGCGCCCGGCCCGTCGCAGGGCCCCGAGTCGTGA
- a CDS encoding YbhB/YbcL family Raf kinase inhibitor-like protein, with the protein MPANPLGLALRNKRVGPGKLVWARPELRAPESFTLSSPDFADGGPLPERYDGRLRGHNTSPALRWTAPPDATAELVLVAEDADSPFGSPNTHGLAAGIDPALGGLQVDGLTEAGAVPGIVLGKAGPHRGWFGPMPIRSHGPHRYVFQVFAVDRRLGLPAKFKLADLLGALPGHVIARATLTSTREKP; encoded by the coding sequence ATGCCCGCGAACCCCCTTGGCCTGGCCCTCCGCAACAAGCGCGTCGGCCCCGGGAAGCTGGTCTGGGCCCGCCCGGAGCTGCGCGCCCCCGAGAGCTTCACCCTCAGCAGCCCCGACTTCGCCGACGGGGGCCCGCTGCCGGAGCGCTACGACGGCCGGCTCCGCGGCCACAACACCTCCCCCGCGCTCCGGTGGACCGCGCCGCCGGACGCGACGGCCGAACTCGTCCTCGTCGCCGAGGACGCGGACTCACCCTTCGGCAGTCCCAACACGCACGGGCTGGCGGCCGGCATCGACCCGGCGCTCGGCGGCCTCCAGGTCGACGGCCTGACGGAGGCGGGCGCGGTCCCCGGGATCGTCCTCGGCAAGGCCGGACCGCACCGGGGCTGGTTCGGCCCGATGCCGATCCGCTCGCACGGCCCGCACCGCTACGTCTTCCAGGTGTTCGCGGTGGACCGCCGCCTCGGCCTGCCCGCGAAGTTCAAGCTCGCCGACCTGCTCGGCGCCCTCCCCGGCCACGTGATCGCCCGGGCCACCCTGACGTCCACCCGCGAAAAGCCCTGA
- a CDS encoding tyrosine-type recombinase/integrase, giving the protein MSPGECGDGTVYQRKDGRWEAAGYVLAAGDTRKRIHVYSTTRKDALAQLTEKIATSNRGIPAATAQGSVAAFLTYWLESVAVHRLRENTHTRYTAVVRLYVIPGLGRKKLAKLTAKEVRTWLDQLRTTCQCCARGLDCARDQPQCCAAGTCCHKRLSPLTLAYIHSVLKSALEHAVREEEIPRNVARNVRMGTPRPRRFEPLTAEEARALLTATDGHRLSALFELALHTGLRKGELLGLRWEDLDLASGTASIRRTLQRTNSAGLTALPTKTQSSERRIALPTECLRSLEQHRDRQVQERHTAGVGWKASGYVFTRPDGSPIEGATLTRHFDALLRRARLRRIRFHDLRHSAATLLLEQGVEFVVIKELLGHAHIGVTATVYAHVRLRLQRDAIDLLGNALREPAQPTTRPDDGDAPPFCEALVR; this is encoded by the coding sequence ATTTCACCTGGCGAGTGCGGCGACGGCACGGTCTACCAGCGCAAGGACGGCCGCTGGGAGGCCGCCGGATACGTCCTCGCCGCAGGCGACACCCGCAAGCGCATCCACGTCTACTCCACCACGCGGAAGGACGCGCTGGCCCAGCTGACCGAGAAGATCGCCACCAGCAACCGCGGCATTCCCGCCGCCACCGCCCAGGGCAGTGTCGCGGCCTTTCTCACCTACTGGCTGGAGAGCGTCGCCGTCCACCGGCTCCGCGAGAACACCCACACCCGCTACACCGCCGTCGTCCGCCTCTACGTCATCCCCGGCCTGGGCCGGAAGAAGCTAGCCAAGCTCACCGCCAAGGAAGTCCGCACCTGGCTCGACCAGCTCCGCACCACCTGCCAGTGCTGCGCACGCGGCCTCGATTGCGCGCGTGACCAGCCCCAGTGCTGCGCGGCGGGGACATGCTGCCACAAGCGGCTGTCGCCGCTGACGCTCGCCTACATCCACTCCGTCCTCAAATCCGCCCTGGAGCACGCCGTCCGCGAAGAGGAGATCCCCCGCAACGTCGCTCGAAACGTCCGCATGGGCACACCCCGACCCCGCCGCTTCGAACCCCTCACCGCTGAGGAAGCCCGCGCGCTCCTGACCGCGACCGACGGGCACCGGTTGAGCGCGTTGTTCGAACTCGCCCTGCACACCGGGCTCCGCAAGGGCGAACTCCTCGGCCTGCGCTGGGAGGACCTCGACCTGGCCAGCGGAACCGCCAGCATCCGCCGCACCCTCCAACGCACCAACAGCGCCGGCCTGACCGCCCTGCCCACCAAGACCCAGAGCTCGGAGAGGCGCATCGCCCTGCCCACCGAGTGCCTGCGCTCCCTCGAACAGCACCGCGACCGGCAGGTCCAGGAACGCCACACGGCGGGCGTCGGCTGGAAGGCCAGCGGCTACGTCTTCACCCGGCCCGACGGCAGCCCAATCGAGGGAGCCACCCTCACCCGGCACTTCGACGCCTTGCTCCGCCGGGCAAGGCTCCGCCGCATCCGGTTCCACGACCTCCGGCACTCGGCGGCGACGCTCCTCCTAGAGCAAGGCGTCGAATTCGTCGTCATCAAGGAACTCCTCGGCCACGCCCACATCGGCGTGACCGCGACGGTGTATGCCCACGTCCGACTCCGCCTCCAACGCGACGCCATCGATCTCCTCGGCAACGCCCTCCGCGAGCCCGCCCAGCCGACCACTCGACCCGACGACGGCGACGCGCCACCGTTTTGTGAAGCACTCGTCCGCTGA
- a CDS encoding helix-turn-helix domain-containing protein: protein MNAGGAVHDASTALARELGRLVHDRRTELGLSQAELAERCGMKQPQVSRFEAGGTVPTLPMLRRLARALGADLSIGLTPRDEAA from the coding sequence GTGAACGCGGGAGGAGCCGTACACGACGCCTCCACAGCGCTCGCCCGCGAGCTGGGCAGACTCGTCCACGACCGGCGCACCGAACTGGGTTTGTCCCAGGCCGAACTGGCTGAGCGGTGCGGGATGAAACAGCCACAGGTCTCCCGCTTCGAGGCCGGCGGAACGGTACCTACCCTTCCGATGCTGCGCCGTCTGGCCCGTGCCCTTGGAGCCGACTTGAGCATCGGCCTCACTCCGCGCGACGAGGCTGCCTGA
- a CDS encoding polymorphic toxin-type HINT domain-containing protein, producing MNGTTEDLTWNDQGQLDSEQAADGTGESYLYDPDGNRILSRDADGTALYLGDTEVHLDNGTTSTSATRYYAWLGQNIAVRGSDGSLKWVLTDAHNTATTQIDATTQAVTYRRSDPFGNVRGSAPAKWTGDHGFVGGIESDITGLTHLGARDYDPTTGRFVSLDPVLELTDPQQVNGYSYAAGNPVTGADPDGLMNDSSHVGGSGIVCDGYCQADEDLSSYCGAYKSAGSSCDHGSPTPQAVLSGKRQKTSGLSKWLDMFTGSAGKSVMGGIKDFFDGKAEKSAFDTFNDMVACADGVHCEAAVKDTKDSLASLKDAYKQARDGHSAQVLGTLVGALLLAWVTDKVMPDLGIGKKAPGGCSFSPDTQVLMGGGKTEPIGKIKPGEQVEAADPDTGKHKKAEKVTATWINHDDDLVDLTIDTGKGRASVLHTTSQHPFWDDTVRKWLPAAELTPGHALETATDTHVRLAGKAAHPGTVDMYNLTVNELHTYYVLAGTTPVLVHNTDGGICDLNDGYLYRGLAKGHHEYDAAAEGRAVPRGTSTDIDAHSDGNATDTIYTSWSDDPEVAQFGAENLGDDYVGEGVMLRVRVEGIDPSRVIQIHGTQYERFFEDEHLISGEVLADDISTDFGETWSPVRRQ from the coding sequence CTGAACGGCACCACGGAGGACCTCACCTGGAACGACCAGGGGCAGCTCGACTCCGAGCAGGCAGCCGACGGCACCGGTGAGAGCTACCTCTACGACCCCGACGGCAACCGCATCCTCTCCAGGGACGCCGACGGCACCGCCCTCTACCTCGGCGACACCGAGGTCCACCTGGACAACGGCACCACCAGCACCAGCGCGACCCGCTACTACGCGTGGCTCGGCCAGAACATCGCGGTCCGCGGCTCCGACGGCTCCCTCAAGTGGGTACTGACCGACGCGCACAACACCGCCACCACCCAGATCGACGCCACCACACAAGCCGTCACCTACCGCCGCAGTGACCCGTTCGGCAATGTACGGGGCAGCGCGCCCGCCAAATGGACCGGCGACCACGGTTTCGTCGGCGGCATCGAGAGCGACATCACCGGCCTCACCCATCTCGGAGCCCGCGACTACGATCCCACCACCGGTCGATTCGTCTCGCTGGACCCCGTCCTCGAATTGACCGACCCGCAGCAGGTCAACGGCTACTCCTACGCGGCGGGCAACCCCGTCACCGGCGCCGACCCGGACGGCCTGATGAACGACTCGTCACATGTGGGCGGCTCGGGAATCGTGTGCGACGGCTACTGCCAGGCGGACGAGGACCTGTCCAGCTACTGCGGTGCGTACAAGAGCGCCGGCTCCAGTTGCGACCACGGAAGCCCGACACCCCAGGCGGTCCTCAGCGGCAAGCGGCAGAAGACCTCCGGGCTGAGCAAGTGGCTCGACATGTTCACCGGCAGCGCCGGTAAGTCCGTCATGGGTGGGATCAAGGACTTTTTCGACGGTAAAGCCGAAAAAAGCGCCTTCGACACCTTTAACGACATGGTGGCCTGCGCAGACGGGGTTCACTGTGAAGCGGCCGTGAAGGACACGAAGGACTCACTGGCCAGCCTGAAAGACGCCTACAAGCAGGCGCGGGACGGCCACTCGGCCCAGGTGCTGGGAACCCTGGTCGGAGCCCTGCTGCTCGCCTGGGTGACGGACAAGGTGATGCCGGATCTCGGCATCGGCAAGAAGGCCCCCGGCGGCTGCAGTTTCAGCCCGGACACCCAAGTCCTCATGGGCGGCGGGAAGACCGAACCCATCGGGAAGATCAAGCCCGGCGAGCAGGTCGAGGCGGCGGATCCCGACACGGGCAAGCACAAGAAGGCCGAAAAGGTCACCGCCACCTGGATCAACCACGACGACGACCTCGTCGACCTGACGATCGACACCGGCAAGGGCCGCGCCAGTGTCCTGCACACCACCTCGCAACATCCGTTCTGGGACGACACCGTCCGCAAGTGGTTGCCCGCGGCCGAACTCACCCCCGGCCACGCCCTCGAAACGGCCACCGACACCCACGTCCGCCTCGCCGGCAAGGCCGCCCACCCCGGCACCGTCGACATGTACAACCTCACCGTCAACGAACTCCACACGTACTATGTGCTGGCCGGGACCACCCCGGTTTTGGTTCACAATACTGATGGCGGTATTTGCGATCTCAACGATGGCTATTTGTACCGTGGACTCGCTAAGGGGCACCATGAATATGACGCCGCTGCGGAAGGCCGTGCGGTGCCCCGTGGAACCAGCACGGACATCGATGCCCACTCAGATGGGAATGCGACTGATACCATCTACACTTCTTGGTCGGACGACCCCGAAGTTGCCCAGTTCGGCGCTGAGAATTTGGGGGACGACTATGTTGGGGAAGGTGTGATGCTACGCGTCAGGGTGGAAGGCATAGATCCGTCAAGAGTCATTCAGATCCACGGGACTCAGTATGAGAGGTTCTTTGAAGACGAACATCTCATCTCTGGCGAAGTCCTAGCCGACGATATAAGTACCGACTTCGGGGAGACCTGGTCGCCCGTCAGAAGGCAATGA
- a CDS encoding IS701 family transposase → MDRIAGRFARVEPRRRIRRLVLGLLADLPRKNCWTIAEWAGEATPDAMQHLLSRAKWDAEAVRDDLRDYVVEHLHDDEAVLVVDETGDVKKGVHTVGVQRQYTGTAGRIENAQVAVYLAYAGRHGHAALDRELYIPRSWTDQPDRCQAAGLEPDAAFATKLELAARMISRFLESGHHVPWVAGDEVYGGNPTLRASLEDRATGYVLAVARTDEVTTGAGKFRADILAKKLPKRAWQKLSAGAGAKGHCFYDWAHIDLPDTAPGHRHLLIRRNRTTGELAYYRCYAPEPVPLTVLVRVAGSRWRVEETFQSGKGLAGLDEHQLRRYRSWSRWVTLAMLAHAFLAVVRADEHRLRPGPDDLIPLTCNEIQRLLNALMGRTVHEANHWLRWSHWRRRHQARSRASHYSRQAASKA, encoded by the coding sequence ATGGACCGCATCGCTGGCCGGTTCGCGCGCGTCGAGCCCCGACGCCGAATACGGCGCCTGGTCCTTGGTCTGCTGGCGGACCTGCCCCGGAAGAACTGCTGGACCATCGCCGAATGGGCCGGCGAGGCCACCCCCGACGCCATGCAGCACCTGCTCAGCCGTGCCAAGTGGGACGCCGAGGCCGTCCGCGACGACCTGCGCGACTACGTGGTCGAGCACCTGCACGACGACGAGGCGGTACTCGTGGTCGACGAGACCGGCGACGTGAAGAAGGGGGTTCACACGGTCGGCGTCCAGCGCCAGTACACCGGAACTGCGGGCAGGATCGAAAACGCCCAGGTCGCTGTCTACCTCGCCTACGCAGGGCGGCACGGACACGCCGCGCTGGACCGCGAGCTCTACATCCCGCGCTCGTGGACTGACCAGCCCGACCGCTGCCAGGCCGCCGGACTGGAGCCGGACGCCGCGTTCGCCACCAAGCTCGAATTGGCCGCCCGCATGATCAGCCGCTTTCTGGAGTCCGGCCACCACGTCCCCTGGGTCGCCGGGGACGAGGTCTACGGCGGCAACCCCACACTGCGGGCCTCCCTGGAGGACCGTGCCACCGGCTACGTGCTCGCAGTGGCCCGCACTGACGAGGTCACCACCGGGGCCGGGAAGTTCCGCGCGGACATCCTGGCCAAGAAGCTCCCCAAGCGGGCCTGGCAGAAGCTGTCCGCCGGAGCCGGAGCAAAAGGGCACTGCTTCTACGACTGGGCTCACATCGACCTACCCGACACAGCGCCAGGCCACCGCCACCTGCTGATCCGCCGCAACCGCACCACCGGCGAACTCGCCTACTACCGCTGCTACGCGCCCGAGCCGGTACCCCTGACAGTCCTGGTGCGGGTCGCGGGATCCCGGTGGCGCGTCGAAGAGACGTTCCAGTCTGGAAAGGGTCTGGCCGGACTGGACGAGCATCAGCTCCGCCGATATAGGTCCTGGTCCCGCTGGGTCACCCTCGCCATGCTCGCCCACGCCTTCCTGGCCGTCGTCCGCGCCGACGAACACCGTCTCCGCCCAGGCCCCGACGACCTGATCCCGCTGACCTGCAACGAAATCCAGCGACTCTTAAACGCCCTGATGGGCCGCACTGTTCACGAGGCGAACCACTGGCTCCGCTGGTCCCACTGGCGGCGGCGCCATCAAGCTCGTTCTCGGGCCAGCCACTACAGTCGTCAAGCCGCGAGCAAAGCATGA
- a CDS encoding maleylpyruvate isomerase family mycothiol-dependent enzyme — MHRELEFPDLLRLIEERADAFRAVVADAPRLDAEVPTCPGWTLLDLVRHVGEGRRTWGATVAAGPADARAAGPAPADSPTAEWERPAVAAWLAASTRQLVGALREAGPDRGCWTWWGTSQSPRTAGGVARHQLQEIALHTYDARIAVGARPSLPRDVALDGVEEFLFTCCATTVAWPHDPAVVDFHAAEGRSWRLRLSAEGARAERLPVDRAAAPDATAPDAAESYAAAPDAADVAARGTAAELVLTFYGRTPLDALALDGDHEILDRLAEWEPE; from the coding sequence GTGCACAGAGAGCTGGAGTTTCCCGACCTGTTGCGGCTGATCGAGGAGCGGGCGGACGCGTTCCGCGCCGTGGTGGCGGACGCGCCCCGGCTCGACGCGGAGGTGCCGACCTGCCCCGGGTGGACGCTGCTCGACCTGGTACGGCACGTGGGGGAGGGGCGCCGGACCTGGGGTGCCACCGTGGCCGCGGGGCCCGCGGACGCGCGCGCGGCCGGCCCCGCGCCAGCGGACTCGCCGACCGCGGAGTGGGAGCGCCCGGCGGTGGCGGCGTGGCTCGCCGCGTCCACCCGGCAACTCGTCGGCGCCCTGCGGGAGGCGGGCCCGGACCGCGGCTGCTGGACGTGGTGGGGGACGTCGCAGTCGCCCCGTACCGCCGGCGGAGTCGCCCGCCACCAGCTCCAGGAGATCGCGCTGCACACGTACGACGCCCGGATCGCGGTGGGCGCCCGGCCGTCGCTGCCGCGGGACGTCGCGCTCGACGGGGTGGAGGAGTTCCTGTTCACCTGCTGCGCGACGACGGTCGCGTGGCCGCACGACCCCGCCGTGGTCGACTTCCACGCGGCCGAGGGGCGTTCCTGGCGGTTGCGGCTCTCCGCGGAGGGCGCGCGGGCGGAACGCCTCCCCGTGGACCGCGCCGCCGCGCCGGACGCGACGGCTCCGGACGCCGCGGAATCGTATGCGGCCGCCCCCGACGCCGCGGACGTCGCTGCCCGGGGCACGGCGGCGGAGCTGGTCCTGACCTTCTACGGCCGCACCCCGCTGGACGCCCTCGCCCTCGACGGCGACCACGAGATCCTCGACCGCCTCGCCGAGTGGGAACCCGAATAG
- a CDS encoding glycosyl hydrolase, producing MGVEEQPERAARPERQEQPERAARPERQEQPERAGADRLTRRRVLQAGAATGAMTALSWGAAAGAAQASPSANANAHAVAATAKHSGGASAAAGWLAAPDRPLQPKFRWWWPDGLVETAELRREIDQIADAGFGGVEISAVHHSVDDTSVLDTAHHGWGSPSWIAGMEAALEQADKRGLTVDITIGPAWPAAVPTITPDSEGALQELAHGFVSVAAGATYQGAVPAPLAAAASTVTRQTLVAVQAVRVDTAYSTTKLTGLDAGSVTDLTGRVTGSRTWRSTDAGVGAQISWTAPADGTWLLFAYWQRGVGQTPEAGPHTVPAAYVVDHFSTVGTRAITDFWESDLLTKPVRRLISKAGGALFEDSIELESKSLLWTPQVLAEFSRRRGYALLPYLPTLLVSGGNQAYSFEPRLTREIQHDYWQTLSDLYNAQHATAVKKWANALGLKLRAQPYGLQTDATYTSAILDIPEGESLGFHNLDDYRSMTGGRDMAGTTILSCESGAYTGGAYNTTWQKFLLTMGGAYAAGVNQTVIHGFSYAELPGVQWPGYAAFTPYKGAVGYAEAWGPRQPTWRHITDMSGYLSRIHKVLQTGKPRIDVAVFRQTGYVDTGIGTSWFTATGITLGWNHSFISEPLLSLPSAKVTGGKLAANGPAYQAIFVEGDRFSGMDITLSVATAEKFLAFTKAGLPIILLGDWSAPSIPGVDPGGQNARLAAVMAQLLAQPRVRVLSDLTQIPTALDDLGVTPYVSYSTGSTLLNAHRYAGGVDYYYFCNGKHAETVKPPVAAIDHDVTLPRQRSGDVPYLLDLWTGEITRIGRYTEGKDGSVTFRVTLQPGETMVVAVGAPGLFGDRNAKDAHAVTTDAQEALFVDGRLVVRATADGRYTTTLSKGGTTHSTLSGIPQPTTLTRWELDVEDWQPGATATTTSVVRHSLSLDALAAWPTLPDIADASGIGTYRTTVQLDGPWSGGYGAYLSLGTVYDTCRVTVNGHRLAPVDHIHPVVDLGGYLRRGANTIEVEVATTLGNRLRVSDPAVYGTMAPQPYGLIGPVQFTPYGEAPLV from the coding sequence ATGGGCGTTGAGGAGCAGCCGGAGCGCGCGGCGCGACCGGAGCGGCAGGAGCAGCCGGAGCGCGCGGCGCGACCGGAGCGGCAGGAGCAGCCGGAGCGGGCGGGCGCGGACCGGCTCACACGGCGGAGGGTCCTCCAGGCCGGCGCGGCGACGGGCGCGATGACCGCCCTGTCCTGGGGCGCGGCGGCCGGAGCCGCACAGGCCAGCCCGTCGGCGAACGCGAACGCGCACGCCGTCGCGGCGACCGCGAAGCACTCGGGGGGCGCTTCGGCCGCGGCGGGCTGGCTGGCGGCCCCCGACCGCCCGCTCCAGCCGAAGTTCCGCTGGTGGTGGCCGGACGGCCTGGTCGAGACCGCCGAACTGCGCCGGGAGATCGACCAGATCGCCGACGCGGGCTTCGGCGGCGTCGAGATCTCCGCGGTGCACCACAGCGTGGACGACACCTCCGTGCTCGACACCGCCCACCACGGCTGGGGCAGCCCGTCGTGGATCGCCGGCATGGAAGCGGCGCTGGAGCAGGCCGACAAGCGCGGCCTGACCGTCGACATCACCATCGGCCCCGCCTGGCCCGCCGCCGTCCCCACCATCACCCCGGACAGCGAGGGCGCGCTCCAGGAACTCGCCCACGGCTTCGTGTCCGTGGCCGCGGGTGCGACGTACCAGGGCGCCGTGCCGGCCCCGCTGGCCGCCGCCGCGAGCACCGTCACCCGGCAGACCCTCGTGGCCGTGCAGGCCGTGCGGGTGGACACCGCCTACAGCACCACCAAGCTGACGGGTCTGGACGCCGGCTCGGTGACCGACCTGACCGGCCGCGTCACCGGGTCCCGCACGTGGAGGTCCACCGACGCCGGCGTCGGCGCGCAGATCTCCTGGACCGCGCCCGCCGACGGCACCTGGCTGCTGTTCGCGTACTGGCAGCGCGGCGTGGGCCAGACCCCGGAGGCCGGTCCGCACACGGTGCCCGCCGCCTACGTGGTCGACCACTTCAGCACCGTCGGAACCCGCGCGATCACCGACTTCTGGGAGTCGGACCTGCTGACCAAGCCGGTGCGCCGGCTCATCTCCAAAGCCGGCGGCGCCCTGTTCGAGGACTCCATCGAGCTGGAGAGCAAGTCGCTGCTGTGGACGCCGCAGGTCCTGGCGGAGTTCTCCCGGCGGCGCGGCTACGCGCTGCTGCCCTACCTGCCGACCCTGCTGGTCAGCGGCGGCAACCAGGCGTATTCCTTCGAGCCCCGGCTGACCCGCGAGATCCAGCACGACTACTGGCAGACCCTGTCCGACCTCTACAACGCGCAACACGCCACGGCCGTCAAGAAGTGGGCCAACGCGCTCGGCCTGAAGCTGCGCGCCCAGCCGTACGGCCTCCAGACCGACGCCACGTACACCTCCGCGATCCTCGACATCCCCGAGGGCGAGTCGCTGGGCTTCCACAACCTGGACGACTACCGCAGCATGACCGGCGGCCGGGACATGGCGGGCACCACCATCCTGTCCTGCGAGTCGGGCGCGTACACCGGCGGCGCCTACAACACCACCTGGCAGAAGTTCCTGCTCACCATGGGCGGCGCCTACGCCGCCGGGGTCAACCAGACGGTGATCCACGGCTTCTCCTACGCTGAGCTGCCCGGCGTCCAGTGGCCCGGCTACGCGGCCTTCACGCCGTACAAGGGGGCCGTCGGCTACGCCGAGGCGTGGGGGCCGCGGCAGCCCACCTGGCGCCACATCACCGACATGTCCGGCTACCTCTCGCGGATCCACAAGGTGCTCCAGACCGGGAAGCCGCGCATCGACGTGGCGGTCTTCCGGCAGACCGGCTACGTGGACACCGGCATCGGCACGTCCTGGTTCACCGCGACGGGCATCACCCTCGGCTGGAACCACTCCTTCATCAGCGAACCGCTGCTCAGCCTGCCCTCGGCCAAGGTCACCGGCGGCAAGCTGGCCGCGAACGGCCCGGCGTACCAGGCGATCTTCGTCGAGGGCGACCGCTTCTCCGGCATGGACATCACGCTGTCGGTCGCCACCGCCGAGAAGTTCCTCGCCTTCACCAAGGCGGGCCTGCCGATCATCCTGCTCGGTGACTGGTCCGCCCCGAGCATCCCCGGCGTCGACCCCGGCGGCCAGAACGCCCGGCTGGCCGCGGTCATGGCGCAGCTCCTGGCGCAGCCGCGGGTGCGGGTGCTCAGCGACCTCACGCAGATCCCCACCGCGCTCGACGACCTGGGCGTCACGCCGTACGTCTCGTACTCCACCGGCTCCACGCTGCTCAACGCCCACCGGTACGCGGGCGGCGTGGACTACTACTACTTCTGCAACGGCAAGCACGCCGAGACCGTCAAGCCGCCGGTCGCGGCGATCGACCACGACGTGACGCTGCCGCGGCAGCGCTCCGGCGACGTGCCCTACCTGCTGGACCTGTGGACCGGCGAGATCACCCGGATCGGCCGGTACACCGAGGGGAAGGACGGCTCGGTGACCTTCCGCGTCACCCTCCAGCCGGGCGAGACGATGGTGGTCGCGGTCGGGGCCCCCGGGCTGTTCGGCGACCGCAACGCCAAGGACGCGCACGCGGTCACCACCGACGCGCAGGAAGCGCTCTTCGTGGACGGGCGACTGGTGGTCCGCGCGACCGCCGACGGCAGGTACACCACCACGCTGTCCAAGGGCGGAACGACGCACAGCACGCTGAGCGGGATACCGCAGCCCACTACGCTGACGCGGTGGGAGCTCGACGTCGAGGACTGGCAGCCCGGAGCCACGGCCACCACGACCTCGGTCGTCCGCCACAGCCTCTCCCTCGACGCGCTGGCCGCCTGGCCCACCCTGCCGGACATCGCCGACGCCTCCGGGATCGGCACCTACCGCACGACCGTCCAGCTCGACGGCCCCTGGAGCGGCGGCTACGGCGCCTACCTCAGCCTGGGCACGGTGTACGACACCTGCCGGGTGACCGTCAACGGCCACCGGCTCGCCCCCGTCGACCACATCCACCCCGTGGTCGACCTCGGCGGGTACCTGCGGCGCGGCGCCAACACCATCGAGGTGGAGGTGGCGACCACGCTCGGCAACCGCCTGCGGGTGTCCGACCCGGCGGTGTACGGCACGATGGCGCCGCAGCCGTACGGGCTGATCGGGCCGGTGCAGTTCACGCCGTACGGGGAGGCGCCGCTGGTGTGA